One part of the Solanum dulcamara chromosome 3, daSolDulc1.2, whole genome shotgun sequence genome encodes these proteins:
- the LOC129882897 gene encoding E3 ubiquitin-protein ligase CIP8, which translates to MAETPSVPAPTGSDPDYWCYQCETRVAVETLPDLPDVICNNCKSGFVESIPSRVVSVSPVTASDQIDDPTFGNQFIQVLRLIAEAARENDAPPPPPSEHADPSDDDYLRVELDGWGNNEEDDDDEEEEEDNEIGVRNGDEGENRGNRSQSEDDDDDDDDGGNADDVDEDEEAENRDDEEDLRQRRRDVLRLRLRDFAARAANRRNRILDWAEILMGLEDHSIELRLQVPDVDGYIGNPGDYVDAAGYEALLQTLAESDGSGRRGAPPASKSAIEGLDTLMIKEEQEVMACAICKDVVNVGEMAKNLPCGHGYHDDCIVQWLGSRNSCPVCRFELPTDDLEYEEERKKRGGYVTSSGSSSSGAATDDSSPSCL; encoded by the coding sequence ATGGCCGAGACCCCCTCAGTCCCTGCACCAACCGGGTCGGATCCTGATTACTGGTGCTACCAGTGTGAGACACGGGTTGCTGTCGAAACCCTACCGGATCTTCCCGATGTCATCTGCAACAACTGCAAGAGTGGCTTCGTCGAGTCCATACCCTCACGTGTTGTTTCTGTCTCTCCCGTCACGGCTTCCGATCAGATCGATGACCCTACTTTCGGCAATCAGTTTATCCAGGTTCTACGCCTCATCGCTGAGGCGGCGCGTGAAAACGACGCACCCCCTCCCCCGCCTTCTGAGCACGCTGATCCTTCCGATGACGATTACCTCCGTGTCGAGCTGGATGGTTGGGGCAACAACGAGGAGGATGATGATgacgaggaggaggaggaggataaTGAAATCGGGGTTAGAAATGGCGATGAAGGAGAAAATCGCGGGAATCGGAGCCAATCTGAGGATGAcgacgatgatgatgatgacggAGGAAACGCCGATGATGTTGATGAGGATGAAGAAGCCGAGAATCGCGATGATGAAGAGGATCTTCGGCAAAGGCGGAGGGATGTGCTACGTCTACGGCTACGTGACTTCGCCGCCAGAGCCGCTAATCGGCGCAATCGGATTCTCGATTGGGCAGAGATTCTGATGGGACTGGAAGACCACTCTATTGAGCTCCGATTACAAGTTCCTGATGTCGATGGCTACATTGGGAACCCTGGAGACTATGTGGACGCAGCGGGTTATGAAGCTTTACTGCAAACCCTAGCAGAGAGCGATGGTAGTGGAAGACGTGGAGCTCCACCAGCTTCCAAGAGTGCAATTGAGGGTCTTGATACATTGATGATCAAGGAAGAGCAGGAGGTAATGGCATGTGCCATTTGTAAAGATGTAGTGAATGTGGGCGAGATGGCAAAGAATTTGCCCTGTGGGCATGGTTACCATGATGATTGTATAGTTCAGTGGTTGGGTTCGAGGAATTCTTGTCCGGTCTGTAGGTTTGAATTGCCCACAGATGATCTTGAATATGAAGAGGAGAGAAAGAAGCGAGGAGGCTATGTTACTAGCAGTGGTTCTTCAAGCTCGGGTGCTGCTACTGATGATAGTAGTCCTAGTTGCCTTTGA
- the LOC129881776 gene encoding protein NETWORKED 3C-like translates to MVESKDKLSSHWWWLDSQKKGTLNRSPWLQSTLAELDEKTEAMLRIVELDADSFAQRAEMYYKKRPQLINMVEDFYRTHRLLAEKYDQIKCESGTRLMTPWMSPLSLTKYHPQRKMMSATEISYDTYSETFDPESELSDNMSEVEDPDLEEEEEIQTPKSEKETMAVSSGFRVNNDEVVKLREEIERLKEESRVQQELLLQKDEEKREVIRQLSLAVDLLREENIMLRKTKPASPPKKENIIELETIKEGFRKTSSPKKESVIELKTFKEGFWKRLFN, encoded by the exons ATGGTTGAGTCAAAGGATAAGCTATCGTCACACTGGTGGTGGTTGGACAGTCAGAAGAAGGGAACTCTGAATCGCTCACCATGGCTTCAATCAACTTTAGCTG AACTAGATGAGAAGACAGAGGCCATGCTGAGGATAGTTGAACTAGATGCAGATTCCTTTGCCCAAAGAGCAGAAATGTATTACAAGAAGCGACCACAGCTCATTAACATGGTTGAGGATTTCTATAGGACACATCGCTTGTTGGCTGAGAAGTATGATCAAATCAAGTGTGAATCTGGTACTCGCCTTATGACTCCGTGGATGTCTCCATTGTCTTTAACCAAGTATCATCCACAAAGAAAAATGATGAGCGCCACTGAAATATCATATGACACCTATTCAGAAACCTTCGACCCTGAGTCTGAGTTATCAGATAATATGTCTGAGGTTGAGGATCCTGacttagaagaagaagaagaaatacaaaCACCCAAATCAGAGAAGGAAACAATGGCAGTATCAAGTGGCTTTCGCGTCAACAATGATGAAGTAGTGAAGCTGAGGGAAGAAATTGAGAGGCTGAAAGAAGAGAGCAGAGTTCAGCAGGAGCTTCTACTGCAGAAAGATGAAGAGAAAAGAGAGGTCATCAGGCAGCTCAGTTTAGCTGTGGATTTGCTGAGGGAGGAAAATATTATGCTGAGGAAGACTAAGCCGGCATCACCTCCAAAGAAGGAAAACATCATCGAGCTCGAGACAATAAAAGAGGGGTTCCGGAAAACATCATCTCCAAAGAAGGAAAGCGTCATTGAGCTCAAGACATTCAAGGAGGGGTTCTGGAAGAGGCTCTTCAATTGA